One genomic segment of Acinetobacter sp. C26M includes these proteins:
- a CDS encoding alpha/beta hydrolase — translation MKQLIQQVQENVIKAKTLYQEFRLYDFASYSINYLTPKDSFEKEEHLAYGLKARQRLDLYRTKNPKKQRPLIVFVHGGSWQHGNKRDYLFVGESFARDGYDVAVINYHLAPEHIFPTFIDDIAQAIHYLSQNQDKLNISTDNIILMGHSAGAFNVMSVVYSAYSQNFKYKDKIRAIVGMAGPYHFDYKGDPLAEHAFDQKVSYQQVMPYYFIEPNQIKHYLLMAEQDQVVGKENSFDLDKALREKGNHSHIAVIPKTGHITIVATLASLMSHYFKTKRTILHFLDEALEP, via the coding sequence ATGAAGCAACTTATTCAACAAGTACAAGAAAATGTAATCAAGGCGAAAACCCTTTATCAAGAGTTTCGCCTTTACGATTTTGCTAGTTATTCGATTAATTACCTGACGCCTAAAGATAGCTTTGAGAAGGAAGAGCATCTTGCTTATGGATTGAAAGCAAGACAGCGTTTGGATCTCTATCGGACTAAGAATCCTAAAAAGCAAAGACCACTGATTGTGTTTGTGCATGGCGGCTCTTGGCAGCATGGTAATAAACGTGACTATTTATTTGTTGGTGAGAGCTTTGCACGTGACGGTTATGATGTTGCGGTCATTAATTACCATCTTGCACCGGAACATATTTTCCCAACGTTTATCGATGATATTGCCCAGGCGATTCATTATTTAAGTCAAAATCAAGATAAATTGAATATTTCCACCGATAATATCATTCTGATGGGGCATTCTGCGGGTGCTTTTAATGTGATGTCTGTGGTGTATTCAGCTTATTCACAAAACTTTAAGTATAAAGATAAGATTCGGGCAATTGTGGGAATGGCTGGTCCCTACCATTTTGATTATAAGGGCGATCCGTTGGCAGAGCATGCTTTTGATCAGAAAGTATCGTACCAACAAGTGATGCCTTATTATTTTATAGAGCCGAATCAGATTAAGCATTATTTGCTAATGGCTGAGCAAGATCAGGTGGTCGGTAAAGAAAACAGTTTTGATCTGGATAAAGCATTAAGAGAGAAGGGGAATCACAGTCACATTGCTGTGATTCCAAAGACGGGACATATTACCATTGTGGCAACACTTGCAAGTCTAATGAGCCATTATTTCAAAACTAAGCGGACGATCCTGCACTTTTTAGATGAAGCCTTAGAGCCTTAA
- a CDS encoding penicillin-binding protein activator translates to MYYKKYWLLLCLAACVSPVYADVLVILPESGTMARAGQSIKRGFLSAYTASGSKEKIIFVDSAKNNIDTIFKKRVNNKTRLIVGPLARPEIESVMQQNPAIPVLALNDVNSQATNVWQFSLAKQHDAAALTQLLKKDKIKNLLVLRQAGTEAATELFMMALMSEFGSDIHVVNELPKKLARKQGLLLLGDQPWLEQLGPLPEKNIYATALSIEQDKTIPMGLSFCDTPALYNGQWADLVAAYKEQPENMAFQRLLAFGGDAWSISQQFLNSPDRHFSFEGRTGAINVKDGKVYRQPYCYQQQKKGIQALK, encoded by the coding sequence ATGTATTACAAAAAATATTGGCTGCTATTGTGTTTGGCAGCATGTGTAAGTCCAGTTTATGCGGACGTACTGGTGATTCTACCCGAATCTGGTACGATGGCGCGAGCTGGTCAGAGCATCAAACGTGGTTTCTTGAGTGCTTATACAGCATCTGGTAGTAAAGAAAAAATCATTTTTGTAGATTCAGCTAAAAACAACATCGATACCATTTTCAAGAAAAGAGTGAATAACAAAACTCGACTGATTGTTGGACCGCTGGCCAGACCTGAAATTGAAAGTGTAATGCAACAAAATCCAGCAATACCTGTACTTGCACTGAACGATGTGAATAGTCAGGCCACCAATGTATGGCAATTTAGTTTGGCAAAACAACATGATGCTGCTGCATTAACTCAACTCTTGAAGAAAGATAAAATTAAGAACCTATTGGTGTTGCGCCAAGCTGGAACTGAAGCAGCAACGGAACTATTTATGATGGCACTGATGTCTGAGTTTGGCTCAGATATTCATGTAGTTAATGAGCTGCCAAAAAAACTTGCTCGTAAACAAGGATTATTATTGCTGGGCGATCAGCCGTGGTTAGAGCAACTTGGACCATTACCTGAAAAAAATATTTATGCTACTGCACTGAGTATTGAACAAGATAAGACTATTCCGATGGGACTCAGTTTTTGTGATACACCAGCTTTATATAACGGACAATGGGCAGACCTCGTTGCTGCATATAAAGAACAACCAGAAAATATGGCGTTCCAGCGTTTATTAGCCTTTGGTGGTGATGCATGGAGTATTAGTCAGCAATTTTTAAATAGCCCAGATCGTCATTTTTCGTTTGAGGGTCGAACAGGGGCAATTAATGTGAAAGACGGGAAAGTCTATCGCCAACCTTATTGCTATCAACAGCAGAAAAAGGGCATTCAAGCATTGAAATAA
- a CDS encoding SMI1/KNR4 family protein, whose amino-acid sequence MNVINKIKSKLQKQNVRLNTPATWQDILAFEYKYQVKLSPILRTYFLEFNGIADRDMDDKYFTFLSLTDFQSFESIASDYDKDKYLYPNCFVFSDYLVWCWGYVVQLDQLGLDSVVYQVGGAEKTKIADSFTAFLNQYLIDSDELL is encoded by the coding sequence ATGAATGTGATTAATAAGATTAAAAGTAAATTACAAAAACAAAATGTACGCTTGAATACACCAGCAACATGGCAGGACATTTTGGCTTTTGAATATAAGTATCAAGTCAAATTATCGCCAATTTTAAGAACTTACTTCTTAGAGTTTAATGGTATCGCTGATCGAGACATGGATGATAAATATTTTACTTTTTTGTCGCTAACTGACTTTCAATCTTTTGAAAGTATTGCAAGCGATTATGATAAAGATAAGTATTTATATCCGAACTGTTTTGTATTTTCGGACTATTTAGTCTGGTGTTGGGGGTATGTGGTACAACTCGATCAGCTTGGTTTGGATAGTGTCGTATATCAAGTGGGAGGGGCAGAAAAAACAAAAATTGCAGATTCTTTCACAGCATTTTTAAATCAATATTTAATCGATAGCGATGAATTATTATAA
- a CDS encoding FAD-dependent monooxygenase yields MSEILDVVIVGGGLVGGLTALLLAQGGVQATVLDAAPVLDQDKTLAVMNPRVLALSQATIHLLKTVDVWDDLARQMPYSGMQVWNKNGYGEINFGHASEQQPQSDQALGSMVEPSVLNVAIQQKMLQQLKDYRTQVKVIRIEQIPQGWSIQLADGTTLKTKLLIGADGANSFVREQAYIDLDVLDYKQAAISCAIKTTQPNQYVARQIFLPTGPLAYLPMASLDPQENGYWQSIVWTLPDDYADEYSALSDQAFMQLLTQESLHMLGEVVEVRSRAQFPLKARAAQRYIKSGLALIGDAAHVIHPLAGQGVNIGCLDAAVLCDVLLHDLNRGAWANDQTLLRYEHQRKGQNDAMMHSMSAIGWLESSELFPFVWARNFGLKQVEQFDWFKDRFMQQANGLSALKQTRYVC; encoded by the coding sequence ATGAGTGAAATCTTAGATGTCGTCATTGTTGGTGGTGGTCTAGTTGGCGGTTTAACGGCTTTGTTACTCGCGCAAGGTGGGGTGCAGGCGACAGTACTAGATGCTGCACCTGTACTTGATCAGGACAAAACTTTGGCTGTGATGAATCCACGTGTATTGGCACTCAGTCAAGCGACTATTCATTTACTCAAAACAGTAGATGTCTGGGATGATTTAGCACGCCAGATGCCATATTCAGGCATGCAAGTCTGGAATAAAAATGGCTATGGTGAAATTAATTTTGGCCATGCATCTGAACAGCAACCTCAATCAGATCAGGCTTTAGGTTCAATGGTCGAGCCAAGTGTTTTGAATGTTGCGATTCAACAAAAAATGCTGCAACAACTTAAAGACTATCGCACCCAAGTCAAAGTCATTCGGATCGAACAAATTCCACAAGGTTGGTCAATTCAATTGGCGGATGGTACAACATTAAAAACCAAGTTGCTGATTGGTGCGGATGGCGCGAATTCTTTTGTGCGTGAGCAGGCTTACATCGATTTAGATGTACTAGACTATAAGCAGGCCGCGATCAGCTGTGCGATTAAAACTACGCAACCAAATCAATATGTGGCGCGACAGATTTTCTTGCCAACAGGACCATTAGCTTATTTGCCGATGGCGAGTCTTGATCCACAAGAAAACGGTTATTGGCAATCGATTGTTTGGACCTTACCTGATGATTATGCAGATGAATATTCGGCACTCAGTGATCAAGCATTTATGCAACTCTTGACGCAAGAAAGCCTACATATGTTGGGTGAAGTAGTAGAGGTCCGTTCCAGAGCACAATTCCCATTAAAAGCACGTGCAGCGCAACGCTATATCAAATCAGGCTTAGCATTGATCGGTGATGCTGCACATGTGATTCATCCTTTGGCTGGGCAAGGTGTGAATATTGGTTGCCTTGATGCAGCTGTATTGTGTGATGTATTACTGCATGATTTAAACCGTGGTGCGTGGGCGAACGATCAAACCTTATTGCGTTATGAACATCAACGTAAGGGGCAGAACGATGCCATGATGCATAGTATGTCTGCAATTGGATGGTTAGAAAGTTCAGAGCTATTTCCTTTTGTTTGGGCGCGAAATTTTGGTCTAAAACAGGTTGAACAGTTCGACTGGTTTAAAGATCGCTTTATGCAACAGGCCAATGGTCTGAGTGCTTTAAAACAGACACGCTATGTTTGCTAA
- a CDS encoding BON domain-containing protein encodes MLKRLSITLLCAASLSGCASFISGGTGSSPVGTNSGERSLGQIFIDSSIKRTANINLYKLDHRFKQSRINIESFHSNVLLTGQVPDPYLKQLAEDNLRSMSDVKAVHNYITVGDKVGYNTIMQDATVTANTRGLLMKAPVVSDSKVLVHTENGVLYVMGRLNTAESRDLDDVLQKVGNVSKIVTLIDNTDQPSGTVASSTAATPMVGTATTQPLVETPVAIDPDQAEPATITPTNP; translated from the coding sequence GTGTTAAAACGTTTATCGATTACGTTGCTTTGCGCTGCAAGTTTATCGGGATGTGCTAGTTTTATTTCTGGTGGCACAGGAAGTTCACCCGTTGGCACGAACAGTGGTGAACGTAGTCTTGGGCAGATTTTTATTGATTCTTCGATCAAGCGTACTGCAAATATTAATTTGTATAAATTAGATCACCGCTTTAAACAGTCACGTATCAACATTGAAAGTTTTCACAGCAATGTGTTATTGACAGGACAAGTCCCTGATCCATATTTAAAACAACTGGCTGAAGATAACTTACGTTCAATGTCAGATGTTAAAGCCGTACATAACTACATTACGGTGGGTGATAAGGTCGGTTATAACACCATCATGCAAGATGCAACAGTTACGGCGAATACCCGTGGTCTGTTGATGAAAGCACCTGTTGTTTCTGACAGTAAAGTTCTTGTACATACTGAAAATGGTGTGTTGTATGTGATGGGACGTTTAAATACAGCTGAATCAAGAGATTTAGATGACGTCTTACAAAAAGTTGGTAATGTGAGTAAAATTGTCACGCTCATTGACAATACGGATCAACCTTCAGGTACTGTAGCTAGTTCGACGGCAGCAACACCAATGGTGGGTACTGCGACTACACAGCCTTTAGTTGAAACGCCAGTTGCAATTGATCCTGATCAGGCGGAACCTGCAACCATTACTCCAACTAATCCTTAA
- the ubiH gene encoding 2-octaprenyl-6-methoxyphenyl hydroxylase gives MQQQVIIVGGGMVGLSLALMLAKSNIAVKLLEAVKYPNFDDENVAPYHSSFDARNTALSRRSVQIYQKLDLWEALQQHATPILQVHITEQGSFGKARLVAEQEKVESFGQVIENAWLGRVLLTQVRQQPLIELIDGVQVTSLTQDADQVQIEAMRNGEYIHSLKSKLVIAADGRDSFCRQAIGVGVDEHDYDQVAIVTTVQTSKPHQHVGFERFSALGPLALLPLPGEYRRSVVWPVKKGTEAEWLGEENDQHFLDALQETYGDRAGKFEKTGKRFSYPLSQVLADKQAVGRVVLMGNAAHTIHPVAGQGFNLCLRDADVLVRFLMEQLAKSDDIGAPENLLAYEQSRLKDQQRVIKFCDSVVRGFSNQNPILKLLRNTGLIAFDVIPGVKPLVANYAMGLKA, from the coding sequence ATGCAGCAACAAGTCATCATTGTCGGTGGAGGTATGGTTGGACTCAGCCTTGCTTTAATGTTGGCAAAATCTAATATCGCAGTAAAGTTATTAGAAGCTGTGAAATATCCGAATTTTGATGATGAAAATGTTGCACCTTATCATTCGAGTTTTGATGCGCGTAATACCGCATTGTCTCGTCGTAGCGTACAGATTTACCAAAAATTAGACTTATGGGAAGCTTTACAGCAACATGCTACCCCAATTCTGCAAGTACATATTACTGAGCAGGGAAGTTTTGGTAAGGCTCGCTTAGTTGCAGAGCAAGAAAAAGTAGAAAGCTTTGGACAGGTCATTGAGAATGCTTGGCTTGGCCGCGTATTATTGACTCAAGTTCGTCAACAGCCATTGATTGAATTGATTGATGGTGTGCAAGTAACTTCATTGACGCAAGATGCAGATCAGGTACAAATTGAAGCGATGCGTAATGGTGAATATATCCATTCCTTAAAGTCTAAGTTAGTGATTGCAGCTGATGGTCGTGATTCATTCTGCCGCCAAGCGATTGGGGTAGGTGTGGATGAACATGATTATGACCAAGTGGCGATCGTTACGACCGTACAGACGTCTAAACCGCACCAGCATGTTGGTTTTGAGCGTTTTAGTGCGTTGGGACCATTAGCTCTATTGCCTTTACCGGGTGAATACCGTCGCTCAGTGGTTTGGCCTGTAAAAAAGGGTACTGAAGCAGAATGGTTAGGTGAAGAAAATGATCAACATTTCCTTGATGCCTTACAGGAAACTTATGGTGATCGAGCAGGGAAATTTGAAAAAACGGGCAAGCGTTTTAGCTATCCATTGTCACAAGTCTTGGCCGATAAGCAAGCCGTTGGGCGTGTAGTACTGATGGGCAATGCGGCACATACCATTCATCCTGTGGCAGGACAAGGTTTTAACCTGTGTTTGCGTGATGCAGATGTGTTGGTTCGTTTTCTGATGGAGCAACTGGCTAAGTCAGATGATATTGGCGCACCTGAAAATTTACTGGCCTATGAGCAATCCCGTTTAAAAGATCAGCAGCGTGTAATTAAGTTCTGTGATTCGGTGGTACGTGGTTTTAGTAATCAAAATCCAATCCTCAAATTATTGCGCAATACGGGGCTGATTGCTTTTGATGTGATTCCGGGTGTTAAGCCTTTGGTTGCCAATTATGCAATGGGGCTAAAAGCATGA
- a CDS encoding cation transporter, with product MAGCGCNTACAPAKQISPKFRKALWIALVLNALMFFVEIIGGSQARSVSLWADALDFAGDAANYAISLAVLSMTLYWRATAALLKGMTMAAFGIFVIVKVFWSWWLGLTPEPMLMGAIGVLALAVNVISALMLYAFRDGDANMRSVWLCSRNDAIANIAIIIAAVGVLGTGTMFPDLFVAFIIAYLGVSSGWAVIKQARMERKVDQANIMTKA from the coding sequence ATGGCAGGATGTGGATGCAATACGGCATGTGCCCCAGCAAAACAAATTAGTCCAAAATTTAGAAAAGCACTGTGGATCGCACTGGTTCTAAATGCATTGATGTTTTTTGTCGAAATTATAGGGGGATCACAAGCAAGATCTGTGTCATTGTGGGCAGATGCATTGGATTTTGCTGGTGATGCGGCGAACTATGCAATTTCTTTAGCTGTGTTATCCATGACGTTATATTGGCGTGCGACAGCAGCTTTACTGAAAGGGATGACCATGGCTGCATTTGGTATTTTTGTGATTGTTAAAGTATTCTGGTCGTGGTGGTTAGGGCTAACACCTGAACCCATGCTCATGGGGGCGATTGGTGTACTGGCATTGGCTGTTAATGTTATCTCTGCACTGATGCTCTATGCATTTCGTGATGGCGACGCCAATATGCGTTCGGTCTGGTTATGCAGTCGCAACGATGCGATTGCCAATATTGCGATCATCATTGCTGCTGTTGGTGTGTTAGGCACTGGAACCATGTTCCCTGATTTATTCGTGGCTTTTATTATTGCGTATCTCGGTGTTTCTTCTGGTTGGGCTGTGATTAAGCAGGCGAGAATGGAAAGAAAAGTAGATCAAGCGAATATCATGACCAAGGCCTAA
- a CDS encoding UPF0149 family protein encodes MQDDISGWTEWNAHFDGIEEISSPSELHGLLTGIVCVTQAPSADEWSQILNTLNVPALQPEALQSLTDEAEDVAHALSDDELDYLPMLPDDNHLLADRVQALADWCAGVVLGFGLASGHIRAEEQELIEHLQDVAAVEFEDSDNDEEGEESYQELYEFVRLIPVSLSIGRTKIPVAESSLLQNFHAKSRNQDNPADPQTVVEMFTPHRPS; translated from the coding sequence ATGCAAGACGATATTTCAGGTTGGACAGAATGGAATGCTCATTTTGATGGGATTGAAGAAATTTCAAGCCCAAGTGAGTTACACGGTTTGCTAACAGGTATAGTTTGTGTGACACAAGCACCAAGCGCAGATGAATGGTCACAAATCTTAAACACCCTGAATGTGCCTGCTTTACAGCCAGAAGCACTGCAAAGTTTAACGGATGAAGCAGAAGATGTTGCACATGCTTTATCTGATGATGAATTAGATTATTTACCGATGCTCCCAGATGACAATCATTTACTGGCAGATCGTGTTCAGGCCTTGGCGGACTGGTGTGCAGGTGTGGTGCTAGGTTTTGGTTTGGCTTCTGGTCATATCCGAGCTGAGGAACAAGAGCTGATTGAACACTTACAAGATGTTGCAGCTGTTGAGTTTGAAGACTCGGATAATGATGAAGAAGGTGAAGAAAGCTATCAGGAACTCTATGAGTTTGTACGCTTAATTCCTGTCAGCTTATCGATTGGTCGTACCAAGATTCCTGTAGCCGAAAGTTCTTTATTACAAAACTTTCATGCGAAAAGCAGAAATCAAGACAACCCAGCTGATCCACAAACAGTGGTAGAAATGTTTACCCCACATCGTCCGAGTTAA
- a CDS encoding YraN family protein — MSQQIHDLGQWAEQTALALLQSQQYRCVARNYHSRYGEIDLIVERDRELVFVEVKARSKGSYAEACEVISLAQQGKIIKTAQLFLQKSPHYDDFDCRFDVICFDFPQKIAKTVQPDFSKLQYDQQWIEHAFTLD; from the coding sequence ATGTCACAGCAAATACATGATTTAGGGCAATGGGCTGAACAGACTGCGCTTGCACTTTTACAGTCGCAACAATATCGATGTGTAGCGCGGAATTATCATTCACGTTATGGGGAAATTGACTTAATCGTTGAGCGAGATAGAGAGCTGGTTTTTGTCGAAGTCAAAGCCAGATCGAAAGGAAGTTATGCGGAAGCCTGTGAAGTGATTTCACTTGCTCAGCAAGGTAAAATCATTAAGACTGCACAATTATTTTTACAGAAATCTCCACATTATGATGACTTTGATTGTCGTTTTGATGTGATTTGTTTTGATTTTCCACAGAAAATTGCAAAAACAGTACAACCAGATTTTTCAAAATTGCAGTATGATCAGCAATGGATTGAACACGCATTTACTTTAGATTGA
- a CDS encoding MerR family transcriptional regulator, with amino-acid sequence MISFSIGQLAKKSGVSVDTIRYYEKIGLLEKAQRTAGNYRHYSEQMLSELLFLKHCRELGITIQDIQKLKGLAEDPNQTCMQVDHLIDQYLAEVSQKIKNLEHLKQDLIHLKQQCSQHRTIEQCGILKELHQPLECEHESHHHKKAPQS; translated from the coding sequence ATGATCAGTTTTAGCATTGGACAGTTGGCAAAAAAATCAGGTGTATCTGTGGATACGATTCGGTATTACGAAAAAATTGGGCTGCTAGAAAAAGCCCAACGAACAGCAGGAAATTACCGTCATTATTCGGAACAGATGCTTTCAGAATTGTTATTTTTAAAGCATTGTCGAGAACTCGGTATCACCATACAAGATATCCAAAAGCTTAAGGGTTTAGCAGAAGATCCAAATCAAACTTGTATGCAAGTCGATCACCTGATTGATCAATATCTTGCTGAGGTTTCTCAGAAGATTAAAAATCTAGAACATCTGAAACAGGATTTAATCCATTTAAAACAGCAATGCTCTCAACACCGTACCATAGAGCAATGTGGCATTTTAAAAGAGCTACACCAGCCACTCGAATGTGAGCATGAATCACATCACCATAAAAAAGCACCACAATCGTGA
- the pepP gene encoding Xaa-Pro aminopeptidase: MKLSQADFKQRRDLLAKKIGSNSIAIIATRAEMYRNRDADYKYRADSSFYYLTGFAEPEAVAVIETFEEGEEYSYSLFCRERDREMEIWHGYRAGIDGAIEIYDADEAYAIDLLDEEIIEKLLNKQRLYYRIGQQAEFDARVSQWIQKADAEQRRGSAAPAELIQLDRIVDEMRLKKSAQEIELMQIASNISAEAHTRAMQTVKPNMMEYTLEAELNYIFGKNGCVPSYNSIVGGGENACILHYVENNKPLKDGDLVLIDAACEYEFYASDITRTFPVNGKFSPEQKALYNIVLDAQLAAIDATRIGNHYKYPHQVAVKILTQGLVDLGLISGDVDELVESEAFRQFFMHGTGHWLGMDVHDVGAYKTGEDWRAYEAGMVVTVEPGLYVAPDDETVDAKWRGIGIRIEDDIVVTENGPLVLTKNVVKTVEDIESLMASH; this comes from the coding sequence ATGAAATTAAGTCAAGCCGATTTTAAACAACGTCGTGATCTTCTCGCTAAAAAAATAGGTAGCAATAGCATTGCAATTATTGCGACACGAGCAGAAATGTATCGTAATCGCGATGCTGATTATAAATATCGTGCCGACAGCAGTTTTTATTATCTCACTGGATTTGCAGAGCCAGAAGCAGTTGCTGTTATCGAAACCTTTGAAGAAGGTGAGGAGTATAGCTACAGTTTGTTCTGCCGCGAACGTGATCGTGAAATGGAAATTTGGCATGGCTATCGTGCAGGTATTGATGGCGCGATTGAAATTTATGATGCAGATGAAGCTTATGCGATTGACTTGTTAGATGAAGAAATCATCGAAAAATTATTAAATAAACAACGTCTTTATTATCGTATTGGACAACAAGCAGAGTTTGATGCACGTGTTAGTCAGTGGATTCAAAAGGCGGATGCAGAACAACGTCGTGGTAGTGCGGCACCTGCTGAGTTGATTCAGCTTGATCGTATTGTTGATGAAATGCGCCTGAAAAAATCGGCACAAGAAATTGAGTTGATGCAGATCGCCTCGAATATCAGTGCCGAAGCACATACCCGTGCCATGCAAACCGTTAAACCGAATATGATGGAGTATACACTGGAAGCAGAACTTAATTATATCTTTGGGAAAAACGGCTGTGTACCGTCGTATAACAGTATTGTCGGTGGCGGTGAAAATGCCTGTATTTTGCATTATGTTGAAAATAACAAACCACTCAAAGATGGTGATTTAGTGCTGATTGATGCAGCGTGTGAATATGAATTCTATGCGTCTGATATTACGCGTACATTCCCTGTCAATGGTAAGTTTAGTCCTGAACAGAAGGCTTTATATAATATTGTGTTAGATGCGCAGCTTGCTGCAATTGATGCGACACGTATTGGCAATCACTATAAATACCCACATCAAGTTGCAGTGAAAATCTTAACCCAAGGTTTAGTTGATCTTGGTTTGATTAGTGGCGATGTTGATGAGTTGGTTGAAAGTGAAGCCTTCCGTCAATTCTTTATGCATGGTACAGGTCATTGGCTCGGTATGGATGTACATGATGTTGGTGCGTACAAGACTGGCGAAGACTGGCGTGCTTATGAAGCAGGCATGGTGGTCACTGTTGAACCTGGTTTATATGTTGCACCTGATGACGAAACTGTCGATGCAAAATGGCGTGGCATTGGTATTCGTATCGAAGATGATATTGTTGTGACGGAAAATGGACCATTAGTTCTAACCAAGAATGTGGTGAAAACCGTTGAAGATATTGAAAGCTTGATGGCAAGTCATTAA
- the rsmI gene encoding 16S rRNA (cytidine(1402)-2'-O)-methyltransferase, whose product MSAQLFVVATPIGHLDDMTFRAIDILKSVSVVAAEDTRQSAQLFKHYNIATPLTACHDHNESNKIDQLLQKMLKGESVALISDAGTPLISDPGFKLVRAAQEHGIRVIPVPGACAAIAALSAVGLPSDRFSFEGFLPSKSSQRISQLEKLKDETQTLIFYEAPHRILASIQDMAQVFGEDRPVGFAREITKTFETIKKMTLKELVTFIENDHNQEKGEIVVVVGGASAEKDMEQDKLDELLKRLLQDLSVKAASQLAADLTGIKKKVAYQRALELTQQDQ is encoded by the coding sequence ATGAGTGCTCAATTATTTGTTGTAGCAACCCCGATTGGGCACTTAGATGATATGACCTTTCGCGCAATTGATATTTTAAAATCCGTATCGGTGGTTGCCGCAGAAGACACTCGTCAATCTGCTCAATTATTCAAGCACTATAATATCGCAACTCCACTCACAGCGTGTCATGATCACAACGAAAGTAACAAAATTGATCAACTTCTCCAAAAAATGCTAAAGGGTGAGAGTGTTGCCTTAATCAGTGATGCGGGTACTCCCCTGATTAGTGACCCAGGTTTTAAACTGGTTCGTGCCGCTCAAGAACATGGTATCCGTGTGATTCCAGTGCCTGGTGCTTGTGCAGCAATTGCGGCATTGAGTGCCGTTGGCCTGCCAAGTGATCGTTTTAGTTTTGAGGGATTTTTACCTTCAAAATCATCGCAACGAATTAGCCAGCTTGAAAAATTGAAAGATGAAACACAAACACTTATTTTCTATGAAGCACCACATCGTATTCTAGCGAGCATCCAAGATATGGCTCAGGTTTTTGGTGAAGACCGACCTGTTGGCTTCGCCCGTGAAATTACCAAGACCTTTGAGACCATTAAGAAGATGACCTTAAAGGAATTAGTTACTTTTATAGAAAATGATCACAATCAAGAAAAGGGTGAAATTGTGGTCGTGGTTGGTGGCGCATCTGCGGAAAAAGATATGGAACAGGATAAATTGGATGAGTTGTTAAAACGCTTATTACAGGATTTATCGGTAAAAGCAGCATCACAACTGGCTGCTGATTTGACTGGTATTAAAAAGAAAGTAGCGTACCAACGTGCTTTGGAACTCACCCAACAAGATCAATAA
- a CDS encoding cell division protein ZapA, whose product MSEPIVVELRLIEQTFRLNTTEEKREELERAAELLNQKFHDMRRSAPRVEHNKLVIMVALQMAQEVFSLNKSLQEYAHCEHLLQTILEDVEQTVE is encoded by the coding sequence ATGAGTGAACCAATCGTTGTCGAACTTCGCTTAATTGAACAGACTTTCCGTCTTAATACGACAGAAGAAAAACGTGAAGAATTAGAGCGTGCCGCAGAATTACTCAATCAAAAATTCCATGACATGCGACGTAGTGCCCCACGGGTTGAACATAATAAGCTTGTGATTATGGTTGCGTTACAGATGGCACAAGAAGTCTTTAGTTTAAACAAGTCTTTACAGGAATATGCGCATTGCGAACATCTTCTACAAACGATTTTGGAAGATGTCGAACAAACTGTTGAGTAA